The genomic stretch CGAGTCCTTCCCGCAGCAGGTTGATGCCGATCAGCACGTCGAACTTCCCCAGCCGCAGGTCGCGCAGGATCTCCACCCGCTCGATGCTGTCGATGTCGCTGTGCAGGTAGCGCACGCGCACGCCGGCCTGCTGGAAGAAGTCCGTCAGGTCCTCCGCCATCCGCTTCGTCAGCGTGGTGACGAGGACGCGCTCGCCCTTCACCTCGCGCTCGCGGATCTCCGCCAGCAGGTCGTCCACCTGCCCCTTCACCGGGCGGATGATGACCTCCGGGTCCAGCAGCCCCGTCGGGCGGATGATCTGCTCGACCACGACCCCGCCGCTACGCGCCAGCTCGTACTCCCCCGGCGTGGCGGAGACGAAGACCGCCTTGGGCACCATCCGCTCCCACTCCTCGAACTTGAGCGGGCGGTTGTCCAGCGCGGAGGGGAGGCGGAAGCCGTGCTCGACCAGGACCAGCTTGCGCGCGCGGTCGCCGTTGTACATCCCCCCGATCTGCGGGACGGAGACGTGCGACTCGTCCACCACCACGAGGAAGTCCTCGGGGAAGTAGTCGAACAGGCACGCCGGGCGCTCGCCCTCGGCCCGGCCGGCGATGTGGCGGCTGTAGTTCTCGATCCCCGCGCAGGTGCCGATCTCCATCATCATCTCGATGTCGAAGTTCGTCCTGCTCTCCAGCCGCTGCGCCTCCAGCAGCTTCCCCGCGCCCAGCAGCTCCTTCAGCCGCCCGTCCAGCTCCGCGCGGATGCGGGAGACGGCGCGCTCGATCGTCGACTTCTGCGTGACGAAGTGCGTCGCGGGATAGATCGCCGTCTTCTTCAGCGGGGTGATGGTGTCGCCGGTGAGCGGGTCGAAGCGGGAGATGCGCTCGATCTCGTCGCCCCACAGCTCGATTCGCACGCCCTGCTCCTCGTACGCGGGGAAGACCTCCACCGTGTCGCCGCGCACGCGGAAGTTGCCGCGCTCGAAGGCGGCGTCGTTGCGCGCGTACTGGATGTTGACCAGCGACTCCAGGATCTTCTTGCGCGAGATCTGCTGGCCTACTTCGAGGACGACCATCAGCTGCCGGTACTCGCGCGGGTCGCCCAGGCCGTAGATGCAGGAGACGGAGGAGACGATGATCACGTCGTCGCGCTCCATCAGGCTGCTGGTGGCGCGGAGACGCA from Longimicrobium sp. encodes the following:
- the uvrB gene encoding excinuclease ABC subunit UvrB, which gives rise to MPFELVSPFPPRGDQPRAIEELTAGIARGDKYQTLLGATGTGKTYTMAHVIARHGRPALVMSHNKTLAAQLYGELKQLFPKNAVEYFISYYDYYQPEAYIPSTDTFIEKDSSINEDIEKLRLRATSSLMERDDVIIVSSVSCIYGLGDPREYRQLMVVLEVGQQISRKKILESLVNIQYARNDAAFERGNFRVRGDTVEVFPAYEEQGVRIELWGDEIERISRFDPLTGDTITPLKKTAIYPATHFVTQKSTIERAVSRIRAELDGRLKELLGAGKLLEAQRLESRTNFDIEMMMEIGTCAGIENYSRHIAGRAEGERPACLFDYFPEDFLVVVDESHVSVPQIGGMYNGDRARKLVLVEHGFRLPSALDNRPLKFEEWERMVPKAVFVSATPGEYELARSGGVVVEQIIRPTGLLDPEVIIRPVKGQVDDLLAEIREREVKGERVLVTTLTKRMAEDLTDFFQQAGVRVRYLHSDIDSIERVEILRDLRLGKFDVLIGINLLREGLDLPEVSLVAILDADKEGFLRSASSLIQTVGRAARNAQGKAILYADHVTGSMQRMLDETNRRREIQQAYNLEHGIIPTTIIKSVSEIELQTRVADARSQKYEAPASAKAKKVAEKRQPFGKTPEEVLNDIEREMRDAAAMLDFERAALLRDQYLELKAEIDGAKPTMAQRRQSAGLRPTV